One window of the Ammospiza nelsoni isolate bAmmNel1 chromosome 2, bAmmNel1.pri, whole genome shotgun sequence genome contains the following:
- the SESN3 gene encoding sestrin-3: MNRLGSGPVGSAAAAAAGQYRVCGNCRKVPRQEKRVQVSPPLTRGPSAFIPENEVMQANGLDERTNLLVEEYSTSGRLDNITQVMSIHTQYLESFLRSQFYMLRMDGPLPLPYRHYIAIMAAARHQCSYLINMHVDEFLKTGGIAEWLNGLEYIPQRLKNLNEINKLLAHRPWLITKEHIQKLVKTGENNWSLPELVHAVVLLAHYHALASFVFGSGINPERDPDTSNGVRLIAVNNFCVCDLANDNNIENASLTSSNFGIADSLSELEALMERMKRLQEDKEDEEASQEEMATRFEKEKKESLLVISGAFDDEIVSTDVSRYVEDPGFGYKDFARRGEDHLPTFRAQDYTWENHGFSLVNRLYSDIGHLLDEKFRMVYNLTYNTMATHEDVDTTTLRRALFNYVHCMYGIRYDDYDYGEVNQLLERSLKVYIKTVTCYPERTTKRMYDSYWRQFKHSEKVHVNLLLMEARMQAELLYALRAITRHLT; the protein is encoded by the exons GAAAAGAGAGTACAGGTCTCCCCGCCGTTGACAAGAGGACCAAGTGCCTTTATACCAGAGAATGAA GTTATGCAAGCAAATGGTTTGGATGAACGTACTAATCTTCTTGTGGAAGAATATTCTACGTCTGGTCGCCTGGACAACATCACCCAGGTCATGAGCATCCACACTCAGTACCTGGAGTCCTTTCTCCGCAGCCAGTTCTACATGCTGCGCATGGATGGGCCCCTTCCTTTGCCCTACAGGCACTACATTGCCATCATG gctgctgccagaCATCAGTGTTCCTACCTAATAAATATGCACGTTGATGAGTTTCTGAAGACTGGTGGGATTGCAGAGTGGTTGAATGGTTTAGAATACATTCCCCAAAGACTGAAAAACCTGAACGAAATAAACAAACTTCTTGCACACCGGCCCTGGCTGATCACAAAAGAGCACATCCAG AAACTTGTCAAGACTGGGGAAAATAATTGGTCTCTTCCTGAACTGGTTCATGCTGTTGTCCTGTTGGCCCATTATCATGCCTTGGCGAGTTTTGTGTTTGGTAGTGGCATTAATCCAGAGAGAGATCCGGATACATCCAATGGAGTCAGACTTATAGCAGTCAACAACTTCTGTGTCTGTGATCTTGCCAATGACAACAACATAGAAAATGCATCACTCACAAGTAGCAACTTCGGG ATTGCAGATTCTTTAAGTGAGCTGGAGGCCCTGATGGAAAGGATGAAGAGACTACAGGAAGATAAAGAGGATGAAGAAGCCTCTCAGGAAGAAATGGCAACTCGCtttgagaaggagaaaaaggagagtcTGCTAGTCATTAGTGGAG CATTTGATGATGAAATAGTTTCTACAGATGTCTCCCGTTATGTTGAAGATCCTGGGTTTGGGTACAAAGACTTTGCAAGGCGAGGAGAAGACCATCTGCCAACATTCAGAGCTCAG GACTATACTTGGGAAAatcatggcttttcccttgtAAACAGGCTTTATTCTGATATTGGGCATCTCCTGGATGAGAAGTTTCGGATGGTGTATAACCTCACATATAACACTATGGCAACACATGAAGATGTTGATACAACTACACTAAGAAGAGCTTTATTTAACTATGTCCACTGTATGTATGGAATCAG GTATGATGACTACGATTATGGAGAAGTGAATCAGCTACTTGAACGCAGCCTGAAGGTTTACATAAAGACAGTGACCTGCTACCCCGAGAGAACCACCAAGCGCATGTACGACAGCTACTGGCGCCAGTTCAAGCACTCGGAGAAG GTTCATGTCAATCTACTTCTGATGGAAGCTCGGATGCAAGCCGAACTTCTGTATGCCCTTCGTGCCATAACTCGTCACTTAACCTGA